The genomic region ACTGTTACTGATAACGGTAGGGGAATACCAGTAGACATACACCCTAAAATGGGAAAACCAGCAGTTGAAATAGTTCATACTGTACTGCATGCTGGTGGAAAGTTTGGTGGAGGCGGTTACAAAATTTCCGGTGGATTACATGGGGTTGGTGTTTCTGTTGTAAACGCTCTTTCTACTTGGCTAGAAGTTGAGGTAAGTAAGCACGGCAAAGTTTATAAACAAAGGTATGAAAGGGGAACCCCAGTAACTGAGCTTGAAGTTATAGGAGAAAGTACAAGTACAGGAACTAAGTCCACTTTTTATCCAGATCCTGAAATATTTGAGACTATAGAATTCTCATTTGATACCTTGAATACTCGATTAAGAGAGTTAGCCTTTTTGAACAAGGGTGTAACCATAGAATTAGAAGATAAAATAAATGATAAGAAAGAAAGTTATACCTTTGAAGGTGGTTTGATCGAGTATATCGAGTACTTAAACAGAAGCAAAGACGGAATTCATAAGCCGCCAATATATATAGAGGATCAAAAAGACGATGTTACGTTAGAGATATCTATTCAGTACCATACAGGTTATAGCGAAAACATTTTTTCTTTTGCTAACAATATCAATACCCATGAAGGCGGAAGCCATGAGATGGGATTTAAAATTGCACTTACAAGAGCGGTAAATGATTACGGAAGAAAAAAGAATATAATAAAAGAAAAAGATAAAAACCTATCAGGTGAAGATATAAGAGAGGGCTTAACAGCGGTTATAAGTGTTAAGCTACCAGAGCCTCAGTTTGAGGGTCAGACTAAGACTAAGCTTGGAAATCCAGAAATTAGGGGAATAGTAGAAAGTATTTTTACTGAAAGATTCTCTACTTTCTTAGAGGAAAACCCAGCAGTAGCAAAAAAAATTGTAGAAAAAGGTCTTTCTGCAGCTAGAGCGCGAGAAGCTGCAAAAAAAGCCCGTGAACTTACTAGGAGAAAAAGTGCTTTAGAATCAACTGCTTTGCCTGGAAAACTAGCTGACTGCTCTGAAAAAGACCCCAGCTTAAGTGAGATTTATATAGTAGAGGGTGACTCTGCGGGAGGATCTGCAAAACAAGGAAGAGATAGAAAATTCC from Proteinivorax hydrogeniformans harbors:
- the gyrB gene encoding DNA topoisomerase (ATP-hydrolyzing) subunit B, producing MVENNDIKNNSYEAEQIQVLEGLEPVRKRPGMYIGSTGVKGLHHLVYEVVDNSIDEILAGCDKITISINEDGSVTVTDNGRGIPVDIHPKMGKPAVEIVHTVLHAGGKFGGGGYKISGGLHGVGVSVVNALSTWLEVEVSKHGKVYKQRYERGTPVTELEVIGESTSTGTKSTFYPDPEIFETIEFSFDTLNTRLRELAFLNKGVTIELEDKINDKKESYTFEGGLIEYIEYLNRSKDGIHKPPIYIEDQKDDVTLEISIQYHTGYSENIFSFANNINTHEGGSHEMGFKIALTRAVNDYGRKKNIIKEKDKNLSGEDIREGLTAVISVKLPEPQFEGQTKTKLGNPEIRGIVESIFTERFSTFLEENPAVAKKIVEKGLSAARAREAAKKARELTRRKSALESTALPGKLADCSEKDPSLSEIYIVEGDSAGGSAKQGRDRKFQAILPLRGKIINVEKTRMDKIFANEEIRSLITAIGSSIGEEFDIEKARYHKIIIMTDADVDGAHIRTLLLTFLYRYMKPLLEKGYIYIAQPPLYKVKQGKSETYIYTEREMEKYMQQIKGQKYSIQRYKGLGEMNPDQLWETTMDPETRTVLQVDLNDAVKADELFTVLMGDKVEPRREFIQNHAKSVKNLDV